A window of the Buchnera aphidicola (Taiwanaphis decaspermi) genome harbors these coding sequences:
- the lepA gene encoding translation elongation factor 4, producing the protein MNNIRNFSIIAHIDHGKSTFADRLLQICGALNKREMYNQFLDSMDLEKERGITIKAQSVSVKYKSKKGKIFYLNFIDTPGHVNFSYEVSRSLSACEGALLLIDSTQGVEAQTVSTCHKALNMNLIVVPVLNKIDLPTSNPDEVSREIEDIIGISSSNILKCSAKTGYGVIEVIEKLIKKIPSPSGDNKKSLQALIIDSWFNKYLGVVSLIRIKNGQIFKHDKIIIMSTGKKYKVEKIGIFNPKSVELKKLTCGEVGWIICGIKNILGAPVGDTITKVNNTSDKPLVGFKKIKPQIYASIFTTKSEQYNSFKDALGKLSLNDSSLSYVKDFSPALGLGFKCGFLGLLHMEIVQERLEREYNLNLISTFPNVMYEIKKNNNDIIKIYDLSKLPDFKFIKEIREPIVECNIISPKKYLGKIMNICVQKRGIQKRIYYHTRQVEITYDLPMSEVILNFFDIIKSISKGYASLQYKFKYFKISDIVFINIYMNYNRIDSLTITTHKSNAQYKAKEIVKKIKKIMPRHQFDIIVQASIGNKIIARSTIKQLRKNVISKCYGGDVTRKKKLLQKQKEGKKRMKKIGNINLPQEAFFSILDINSKLK; encoded by the coding sequence ATGAATAATATAAGAAATTTTTCTATTATTGCACATATTGATCATGGAAAATCAACTTTTGCTGATAGATTATTACAAATTTGTGGAGCATTAAATAAAAGAGAAATGTATAATCAATTTTTAGATTCCATGGATCTAGAAAAAGAAAGAGGAATTACAATTAAAGCACAAAGTGTTAGTGTTAAATATAAATCTAAAAAAGGAAAAATTTTTTATTTAAATTTTATAGATACTCCTGGACATGTTAATTTTAGTTATGAGGTTTCAAGATCATTATCAGCTTGTGAAGGAGCTTTGTTATTAATAGATTCAACTCAAGGAGTAGAAGCTCAAACTGTATCCACTTGTCATAAAGCATTAAATATGAATTTAATTGTAGTACCGGTGTTAAACAAAATAGACTTACCAACATCAAATCCAGATGAAGTTTCACGTGAAATTGAAGACATTATAGGAATTTCATCATCTAATATATTAAAATGTTCTGCTAAAACAGGATATGGTGTAATTGAAGTAATTGAAAAATTAATTAAAAAAATACCTTCTCCTTCTGGAGATAATAAAAAATCATTGCAAGCTTTAATTATTGATTCATGGTTTAATAAATACTTAGGAGTTGTATCTTTAATAAGAATTAAGAATGGTCAAATATTTAAACATGATAAAATAATTATTATGAGTACAGGTAAAAAATATAAAGTTGAAAAAATAGGTATTTTTAATCCAAAAAGTGTTGAACTAAAAAAATTGACATGTGGTGAAGTAGGATGGATTATATGTGGTATAAAAAACATATTAGGAGCTCCAGTTGGAGATACAATAACAAAAGTAAATAATACATCTGACAAACCATTAGTAGGTTTCAAAAAAATTAAACCTCAAATCTATGCTAGTATATTTACTACTAAATCAGAACAATACAATTCTTTTAAAGATGCTTTAGGTAAATTGAGTTTAAACGATTCTTCTTTATCTTACGTAAAAGATTTTTCACCAGCATTAGGTTTAGGATTTAAATGTGGTTTTTTAGGTTTGTTACATATGGAAATTGTTCAAGAAAGACTTGAAAGAGAATATAATTTAAATTTAATTTCAACTTTTCCAAATGTAATGTACGAAATTAAAAAAAATAATAATGATATTATTAAAATTTATGATTTATCAAAATTACCTGATTTTAAATTTATAAAAGAGATAAGAGAACCTATAGTTGAATGTAATATTATTTCTCCAAAAAAATATTTAGGTAAAATAATGAATATTTGTGTTCAAAAAAGAGGAATTCAAAAAAGAATATATTATCATACTAGACAAGTAGAAATTACTTATGATTTACCTATGTCTGAAGTAATATTAAATTTTTTTGATATTATAAAATCTATATCTAAAGGATATGCTTCTTTACAATATAAGTTTAAATATTTCAAAATTTCTGATATAGTTTTTATAAATATTTATATGAATTATAATCGTATAGATTCTTTAACTATAACAACTCATAAAAGTAATGCACAATATAAAGCAAAAGAAATTGTTAAAAAAATAAAAAAAATTATGCCAAGACATCAATTTGATATTATAGTTCAAGCAAGTATAGGTAATAAAATAATAGCAAGATCTACAATAAAACAACTTAGAAAAAATGTTATTTCTAAATGTTATGGAGGTGATGTAACTAGAAAAAAAAAATTATTACAAAAACAAAAAGAAGGAAAAAAAAGAATGAAAAAAATAGGTAATATTAATCTACCACAAGAAGCTTTTTTCTCTATTTTAGATATTAATAGTAAATTAAAATAA
- the lepB gene encoding signal peptidase I: MEYIFTIVLMILTILSGLSYFLKKIFFYTNKNNDFLNKNFFIKYMPSFFPIFFVIFFIRSFLYEPFRIPSGSMNPTLYDGDYIMVNKFIWGIKNPINNNIIFKVSNPNRGDVVVFRYPHNHNINYIKRIIGIPGDKVIYNELNKELIILSKNNEMINIVYSKNIKNKNFLDKNSEIKHEKIENNEHNILLNSSIKINNHDIKNKNKIFKVWNIPSECYFVMGDSRDNSYDSRYWGFVSKKEIIGKAVCIWMHIKKNSYNFPIRIIFNRVGKIN, encoded by the coding sequence ATGGAATATATTTTTACAATTGTTTTAATGATATTGACTATATTGAGTGGTTTATCTTATTTTTTAAAAAAAATTTTTTTTTATACAAACAAAAATAATGATTTTTTAAACAAAAATTTTTTTATAAAATATATGCCATCTTTTTTTCCTATATTTTTTGTTATTTTTTTCATTAGATCTTTTTTATATGAACCTTTTAGAATACCTTCTGGTTCAATGAATCCAACTTTATATGATGGTGATTATATAATGGTTAATAAATTTATATGGGGAATAAAAAATCCTATTAATAATAATATCATTTTTAAAGTTAGCAATCCTAATAGAGGTGATGTAGTTGTTTTTAGATATCCTCATAATCATAATATAAATTATATTAAAAGAATTATTGGAATACCGGGTGATAAGGTTATATATAATGAGTTAAATAAAGAATTAATTATTTTATCAAAAAATAACGAAATGATAAATATTGTATATAGTAAAAATATAAAAAATAAAAATTTTTTAGATAAAAACTCAGAAATAAAACATGAAAAAATAGAAAACAATGAACATAACATTTTATTAAATTCTTCAATAAAAATAAATAATCATGATATTAAAAATAAAAATAAAATTTTTAAAGTATGGAATATTCCATCTGAATGTTATTTTGTTATGGGTGATAGTAGAGACAATAGCTATGATAGTAGATATTGGGGTTTTGTTTCTAAAAAAGAAATAATTGGTAAAGCTGTTTGCATATGGATGCATATCAAAAAAAATTCTTATAATTTTCCAATAAGAATTATATTTAACAGAGTAGGTAAAATTAATTAA